The following coding sequences lie in one Cyanobacterium sp. Dongsha4 genomic window:
- a CDS encoding late competence development ComFB family protein — MDIEKIVEQALETGYLTPSMEAEVGRLCDASGELSAEEYKALDKLMGALLTGEITATPKKQFINVMEELVVSEVISRVAEIETTSDTLLDVGDISAYALNRLPPLYATTEEGADFQRKKAKEELNGLILEQVEQAIALYLDRPSFYPERQAINKTGVTGGVFEQVSKLLQSQASLYEGNN, encoded by the coding sequence ATGGATATTGAAAAAATTGTCGAACAGGCATTAGAAACGGGCTATCTCACTCCTTCTATGGAGGCAGAAGTTGGTAGATTATGCGATGCTTCTGGAGAACTTTCTGCTGAAGAATACAAGGCTTTAGATAAGTTGATGGGAGCATTATTGACAGGAGAAATTACTGCCACTCCTAAAAAACAATTCATCAATGTTATGGAAGAACTTGTAGTCAGTGAAGTAATCAGTAGAGTCGCAGAAATTGAAACCACTAGCGATACATTGTTGGATGTGGGAGATATTTCCGCCTATGCTTTGAATCGTTTACCTCCCCTCTATGCTACCACGGAAGAAGGGGCGGACTTTCAAAGAAAAAAAGCCAAAGAAGAATTAAACGGCTTAATTTTAGAACAGGTTGAACAGGCTATTGCTTTATATCTCGATCGCCCCTCATTCTACCCTGAAAGACAAGCAATTAACAAGACTGGGGTAACAGGGGGAGTTTTTGAACAAGTAAGTAAACTGTTACAGTCACAAGCCTCTCTATACGAAGGAAATAATTAG
- a CDS encoding DUF6825 family protein, with product MTNPINDFYYLSKALTEVLTEKAEDSLTHILSDIGKFDAETRQRLQEFAQEVKARAEKAKQQSGNTNTTITVEANTEVDLQELLDELRAEIARLKAELNNYRQNK from the coding sequence ATGACTAACCCAATTAATGATTTTTATTATCTCAGCAAAGCCTTAACTGAGGTTTTAACAGAAAAAGCAGAAGATAGTCTAACTCATATTCTCAGTGATATTGGTAAGTTTGATGCAGAGACTAGGCAGAGATTACAAGAATTTGCTCAAGAAGTCAAAGCAAGAGCAGAAAAGGCAAAACAACAATCTGGTAATACTAATACCACTATCACGGTAGAAGCTAATACAGAGGTGGATTTACAGGAATTGTTAGATGAATTAAGAGCCGAAATTGCTCGTTTAAAAGCAGAATTGAATAATTATCGTCAAAATAAGTGA